Within Acidobacteriota bacterium, the genomic segment AAAGATCCTCGACCGACTCGATCCGGGTCTCGGTCGGTCCGGCGTCCCGATACGTGAGCCACATGCCGGTGCCAGCCGCCGCCAGCAGAAGGATCACGGCAGCGGCAATCCAGCGGCGACTTCTCGGTTTGCGGCTGCTTTCAGGCAGGGTGGTCGCAGCCGCCCTTCCCGACGAGCTGTCGCGGAGGAGTCGCTGAAGCTGAGCGCGCAGCTCGGACGCACTCTGGACTCTCAGCTCCACCCGCTTCTCGAGGGCGGCCAGAATCGTCTGCTCGAGCTCGCGGGGAACTTCGCGGTTCAGCTCGGAAGGGGAAACCGGCTCGTGGTTGAGGATTCCGTCGAAGATTGAGGCGTGAGTGGCTCCCTCGAAAGGACGCTGACCCGTCGCCATCTCGTAGAGAACTGCTCCCAGTGAAAAGATGTCCGAGCGGGCGTCCACCGCTTCCCCTCGCGCCTGTTCGGGCGACATGTAGGCGGTCGTGCCGAGCGCCGTTCCGGGGATGGTGATCTCGTCCCTCCGGATCTGCGTGGAGTCATCCGCGGAACGATAGGTCAGATGCGGCTTCGGCTCGAGCCGCGCCAGTCCGAAATCGAGAAGCTTCGCGTCGCCCCGGGAAGTAACGAAGATGTTCGCCGGCTTCACGTCGCGGTGGATGATGCCCGCGGAGTGCGCAGCATGAAGCGCGTCGGCGATCTGAGTTCCCAGAACGAGCACCCGCTCGACCGGCAGCGGCTTACCGGAAATCAGGTGCCTCAGCGTCTGACCTTCGAGCTTCTCCATCACGAGGAACGGCCGCCCTTCGTGCTCACCGATGTCGTGAATCGTGCAGATGTAGGGATGATTCAGAGCTGACGCAGTCTCCGCTTCTCTCTTGAACCGCTGCGTCGCGGCAGCATCGTACCCGGCGTCCTCCACCAGAAACTTCAGTGCGACTTTGCGGTGAAGGCGCTGGTCTTCGGCTTCGTAGACCACTCCCATGCCGCCGACTCCGAGCTGGCTTACCACGCGGTAGTGCGAGACGATCTCGCCGATCATGGATCCGCCCATTCTAGCCCTCCTTTCTCACCGGCTGTCGCGGCAGCGGATCAGAATGGCCGTCTTGATACAGGGTCACGCCTCCGTAATTCGGTTCAGTTGCCCGAATCTGATCCGGAGTAGAATCCTTTCGAGCCCAAAAATGTGCGAGGAAACGAAAAACGAAGGTGTGACCCCCAAATTGATGACCCCGGCGTCGTCATGTACGTCTTCGGCTTTCGCGCCGGCTGGGAATGGGCGGCGCAGTCGATGGACTTGCCGGCGCTCCCGTCGCCACAATGAATTGCAAAGCCCGTTAAGTTACTTTTCTAGCTGTGGCCCTAACTTTATCAGCCTCAGCTAGTCAGAAACTCCGCGACCGTCCTCCATGCGCCGGTCGTACTGAGCGCGAGACGCCCAGGTACCGACAACACCAGAAGTGCTCCGCCCCACTTGTAGACCGGATGCACCTTTCGCCGCGTGGTGAAGTCGTAGAGAACGGCCGCCAGAAGGAAAATAAATGTCAGACCGTAAAATGCGAGCGGTCCGAGTGGCAGGACTCCGGGAAGACGTGCCACCGCCGCTGTGATGATGGTGATGTACGCCAGCATCATCAGTCGCTTGTGCGACTCTTTCCTCCGTCGAAGCCACAGCGCTGCACCCACGAATCCGGCGAACAGAACGATGTCGAACAGGGGAATCACGAGAAAGACCAGCGGGTCCACGCCGGGAGGGGCCGCGCCCGCTCGCGCGCTTGCGACCGCGGTACTGAATCCTGCGACCACCATGAGCCCGGCGACTACCGCGCCCGCGGTGCCCAGCAACCGGTGCGCCCTCACCCTGCGACTCGCAATCAGGGTGGTCTGGACGACGAAGAGCAACACCCAGCCGCTGAACAGCGCCGCGTGCAGGTGGATCAGGGGAGTGAGGCTGGCTCCGCTGATGGTCGCACCAGCCGTTCCGGGGGAGAGGGCCCGGAGATAATACGTGGGGGCGAAGCCCACCAGCACGACGACCGCCATGATGATGGCCATGCCGCTGTAGAAGATACGATCGTAGAACGAAACTCCATACGGCGCTTCGGACTTCAGCTCGATCGCGGACATTGCAAATCCTCCTTCGGTCTTTCAGAAGAAATATTTTACATCCACCGAACTTCGATCGGTATGGAAATCCTGAGGTTCCCTGCCCTCTTGATCGTAAGGGTTATAGAGGGTCAGACCTTCTTTTTCAGTCGTGCGAATCGAGT encodes:
- a CDS encoding protein kinase, which produces MGGSMIGEIVSHYRVVSQLGVGGMGVVYEAEDQRLHRKVALKFLVEDAGYDAAATQRFKREAETASALNHPYICTIHDIGEHEGRPFLVMEKLEGQTLRHLISGKPLPVERVLVLGTQIADALHAAHSAGIIHRDVKPANIFVTSRGDAKLLDFGLARLEPKPHLTYRSADDSTQIRRDEITIPGTALGTTAYMSPEQARGEAVDARSDIFSLGAVLYEMATGQRPFEGATHASIFDGILNHEPVSPSELNREVPRELEQTILAALEKRVELRVQSASELRAQLQRLLRDSSSGRAAATTLPESSRKPRSRRWIAAAVILLLAAAGTGMWLTYRDAGPTETRIESVEDLYIQARYLRGKHGGEDLRTIAAFEEVVRRKPDHAEAWAALAHSYTERFFRVEPTPEWEQKAFFAVQKALAIDENLADAYVARAQLIWTQPRGFPHREALVDSLRAIALDNQSAPAHGTAARILAHVGLLDEAEYEIELARDLDPSDVRWARRHALILFWRGECAAAVEAFSRMPGRDAAHALVCAGRTDQAAQLLNEIAEQPSGAAKGPSLEALYALLAAKKGERQKALELVERTLGGRQETLGHFHHTEHVIASVHSVLGNGEEAVEWLDRAAHDGFASLPTFDRDPNLATARQHPRYASLAKRLEQQAEALREIYQRHGSTTVSN